The Opitutus sp. ER46 genome contains a region encoding:
- a CDS encoding NADH:flavin oxidoreductase/NADH oxidase has protein sequence MHLFEPFTLKSVTLRNRIAMSPMCMYSAEDGVASDWHLAHYGARAAGGVGLVVVEATGVVPEGRITPGDLGLWSDQHVEPLARINRLVKSQGAVPGIQLAHAGRKASAALPTQGGGHLADNAGGWTTVAPSAIPFGDALTKVPHELTVAEIAGVHAAFAAAAKRALAAGFEWVELHGAHGYLTHQFLSPISNRRTDQYGGSFENRIRFFVELTRAVRAVWPDHLPFTARLSCTDWMEGGWTIEESVELARKLKTEGLDLLDCSSGGTSTTAARIPVGAGYQVPFAERVRREAGLATAAVGLITDPMQADQIVRNGQADVVMLARELLRDPYWPLRAARALHVKPQVTPPPQYLRAW, from the coding sequence ATGCATCTCTTCGAACCGTTCACCCTCAAGTCCGTCACGCTCCGCAACCGCATCGCGATGTCGCCGATGTGCATGTACTCCGCCGAGGACGGCGTCGCGTCCGACTGGCATCTCGCGCACTACGGTGCCCGCGCGGCGGGCGGTGTCGGCCTTGTCGTTGTCGAGGCCACGGGCGTGGTGCCCGAGGGCCGGATCACGCCCGGTGACCTCGGGCTGTGGTCCGACCAGCACGTGGAACCGCTCGCGCGGATCAACCGTCTCGTCAAGTCGCAGGGCGCCGTGCCCGGTATCCAGCTGGCGCACGCCGGGCGCAAGGCATCGGCGGCCTTGCCCACGCAGGGCGGCGGCCATCTGGCGGACAACGCCGGCGGCTGGACGACGGTGGCGCCGAGCGCGATTCCGTTTGGCGACGCCCTGACGAAGGTGCCGCACGAGCTCACGGTGGCGGAGATCGCCGGGGTGCACGCGGCGTTCGCGGCGGCGGCGAAGCGCGCGCTCGCCGCGGGCTTCGAGTGGGTCGAGCTCCACGGTGCCCACGGCTACCTGACGCACCAGTTCCTTTCGCCGATTTCGAACCGCCGCACCGACCAGTACGGCGGCAGTTTCGAGAACCGGATCCGGTTCTTCGTCGAGCTGACGCGCGCGGTGCGGGCGGTGTGGCCGGATCACCTGCCGTTCACCGCGCGGCTCTCGTGCACCGACTGGATGGAGGGCGGCTGGACGATCGAGGAGTCCGTCGAGCTCGCGCGAAAGCTGAAGACCGAGGGGCTCGACCTCCTCGACTGTAGCTCCGGCGGCACGTCGACGACGGCGGCCAGGATTCCCGTCGGCGCCGGCTATCAGGTGCCGTTCGCCGAGCGCGTGCGCCGCGAAGCCGGGCTGGCCACCGCGGCGGTGGGACTAATCACGGATCCGATGCAGGCCGACCAGATCGTGCGCAACGGACAGGCCGACGTCGTCATGCTCGCGCGCGAACTCCTCCGCGATCCGTACTGGCCGCTCCGCGCCGCCCGTGCCCTGCACGTGAAGCCGCAGGTCACACCTCCGCCGCAGTACCTGCGCGCCTGGTAG
- a CDS encoding zinc-binding dehydrogenase, giving the protein MRCVQLPAVNQLHVVEVPDPRPGPGEAVVAVRAAALNHRDVWIKAGQYAGLKWPCIPGSDGAGVVTEVGDGVDATWRGREVIINPSLEWGENEAAQGARFSILGLPREGTLAQKVVVPAPQLTAKPAHLSWEEAAALPLAGLTAYRALFSRAQAQRGERVLISGVGGGVALFALQFAVAAGAEAWVTSSSDAKIERAVALGAKGGFRYTDADWASRAVKETGGFHVIIDSAGGAEFGRLVDVAAPGGRIAFYGATRGDPPTLPMRKIFWRQVSLLGTTMGSPADWRALVAFVERQQIRPTVSEVFPLERAAEAFALMERSAQFGKIVVTMP; this is encoded by the coding sequence ATGCGTTGTGTGCAACTCCCTGCGGTTAACCAGCTCCACGTCGTCGAGGTTCCCGACCCCCGCCCCGGACCGGGCGAGGCGGTGGTGGCGGTGCGCGCGGCGGCGCTGAATCATCGCGATGTGTGGATCAAGGCGGGACAGTACGCGGGGTTGAAATGGCCCTGCATCCCGGGCTCGGACGGCGCGGGCGTCGTGACGGAAGTGGGAGACGGAGTGGACGCGACCTGGCGCGGTCGCGAGGTGATCATCAACCCGAGTCTCGAGTGGGGAGAGAACGAGGCGGCGCAGGGGGCGCGCTTCTCCATCCTTGGTCTGCCGCGGGAAGGCACGCTCGCGCAGAAGGTCGTGGTGCCGGCTCCGCAGCTCACGGCCAAGCCGGCCCATCTGTCGTGGGAGGAGGCGGCGGCGTTGCCGCTCGCCGGGCTCACGGCGTATCGGGCGCTGTTCTCGCGCGCGCAGGCGCAGCGCGGCGAACGCGTGCTCATCAGCGGCGTCGGCGGGGGCGTGGCGCTGTTCGCGCTGCAGTTTGCCGTGGCGGCGGGCGCGGAGGCGTGGGTCACCTCGAGCTCCGACGCCAAGATCGAGCGGGCCGTCGCGCTCGGCGCGAAGGGCGGGTTTCGCTACACCGACGCGGACTGGGCGTCACGCGCGGTGAAGGAGACCGGCGGCTTTCACGTGATCATCGACAGTGCCGGCGGCGCGGAGTTTGGGCGGCTCGTGGACGTGGCGGCGCCGGGCGGCCGTATCGCGTTTTACGGGGCGACGCGCGGCGATCCGCCGACGCTGCCGATGCGCAAGATCTTCTGGCGGCAGGTCTCGCTGCTCGGGACGACCATGGGGTCGCCGGCGGACTGGCGGGCGCTCGTCGCCTTCGTGGAGCGGCAGCAGATCCGGCCGACGGTGAGCGAGGTGTTTCCGCTGGAGCGCGCGGCCGAGGCGTTCGCGCTGATGGAGCGCAGCGCGCAGTTCGGGAAAATCGTGGTGACGATGCCGTGA
- a CDS encoding mraZ, which translates to MDDKGRITIPSAWRAAHAESDAFLATPHPDGYVAILPPSEVERLHAKISEFKLSDAAAQAFAARFFSQTQSISFDKAGRIGLSAELLKHAGIEKDAVLVGSLTKFSIYSPSRWQQEEARTAGENFGDLMRRLDI; encoded by the coding sequence ATGGACGACAAGGGTCGGATCACGATCCCGTCGGCCTGGCGTGCTGCGCACGCAGAGAGCGACGCCTTCCTGGCGACCCCGCATCCCGATGGTTACGTGGCGATTCTGCCGCCCTCGGAAGTGGAGCGCCTGCATGCGAAGATTTCGGAGTTCAAGCTGAGCGATGCGGCGGCGCAGGCGTTTGCGGCGCGTTTCTTTTCCCAGACGCAGAGCATCTCCTTCGACAAGGCGGGCCGGATCGGCCTCAGCGCGGAACTGCTGAAGCACGCCGGGATCGAGAAGGACGCCGTGCTCGTCGGCTCGCTGACCAAGTTTAGCATCTACAGCCCGTCGCGCTGGCAGCAGGAGGAAGCGCGGACCGCGGGCGAAAACTTTGGCGACCTTATGCGTCGCCTCGACATCTGA
- a CDS encoding SagB/ThcOx family dehydrogenase, giving the protein MKPYLSALLVLALAGSASAQDLTLPAPHKTGGMPLMEAFAKRSSARAYDARELSDQQLGDLLWAAWGVNRADGKRTAPSANNRQENEVYVLLRKGAYAYDAAKHALRLVAAEDLRPLVKGVEAPVILLYVADLAKRGPSGDARKNVAAVDTGFIGQNVYLYCASEGLATVYRGGGDRTALATALKLAADQTIIALQPVGFPRR; this is encoded by the coding sequence ATGAAACCTTACCTCTCCGCTCTCCTCGTTCTCGCTCTGGCGGGATCCGCGTCGGCCCAAGATCTGACCCTCCCCGCGCCGCACAAGACCGGCGGCATGCCGTTGATGGAGGCGTTCGCAAAACGCAGCTCGGCGCGCGCGTACGACGCCCGCGAGTTGTCGGATCAGCAACTCGGCGACCTGCTTTGGGCGGCGTGGGGCGTGAACCGCGCCGACGGCAAGCGCACCGCGCCCTCCGCCAACAACCGCCAGGAGAACGAAGTCTATGTGCTGCTGCGCAAGGGGGCCTACGCCTACGATGCGGCGAAGCACGCGCTTCGACTCGTCGCGGCCGAGGACCTTCGCCCGCTGGTGAAGGGAGTCGAAGCGCCGGTGATCCTGCTCTACGTCGCCGACCTGGCCAAGCGCGGCCCCTCCGGCGACGCGCGCAAGAACGTTGCCGCCGTCGATACCGGATTCATCGGCCAGAACGTGTACCTGTACTGCGCCTCCGAGGGCCTCGCCACGGTGTATCGGGGCGGTGGAGACCGCACCGCGCTTGCCACGGCGCTGAAGCTCGCCGCGGATCAGACCATCATCGCCCTGCAGCCTGTCGGCTTCCCCCGCCGATAA
- a CDS encoding NAD(P)H-dependent oxidoreductase: protein MSFTLSPEALLEALHWRYATRKFDAARKIAAADWHALEQSLVLAPSSIGLQPWRFFVVTDAAVKERLMAAAWRQVQVVDCSHFVVFAVRRNLGADHVARHVARMAEVRGLPIESLAKFRDMAVGNLDQARAEGRLDKWQEHQLYIALGQFLASAAVLGIDTCPMEGFEPAKFDEILGLKGTEFASVVACAAGYRVPDERYALMKKVRFRTEDVIVRV from the coding sequence GTGTCCTTCACCCTCTCACCTGAAGCTCTCCTGGAAGCCCTCCACTGGCGCTACGCCACGCGGAAGTTCGATGCCGCGCGCAAAATCGCGGCCGCCGATTGGCATGCGCTCGAGCAGTCGCTCGTGCTCGCGCCGTCGTCCATCGGCCTGCAACCGTGGCGGTTCTTCGTGGTCACCGATGCCGCGGTGAAGGAGCGGCTGATGGCGGCGGCGTGGCGGCAGGTGCAGGTGGTGGACTGCTCGCACTTCGTCGTCTTCGCGGTGCGGCGCAATCTCGGCGCCGACCACGTCGCGCGGCACGTGGCGCGGATGGCCGAAGTCCGCGGATTGCCGATCGAGTCCCTCGCGAAGTTCCGCGACATGGCCGTGGGCAATCTCGACCAGGCGCGGGCGGAGGGCCGGCTGGACAAGTGGCAGGAGCACCAGCTCTACATCGCGCTCGGCCAGTTCCTCGCCAGCGCCGCGGTCCTCGGCATCGACACGTGTCCGATGGAGGGCTTCGAGCCCGCCAAGTTCGACGAGATTCTCGGGCTGAAGGGCACGGAATTCGCGAGCGTCGTCGCGTGCGCGGCGGGCTATCGGGTTCCGGATGAGCGCTACGCGCTGATGAAAAAGGTGCGGTTCCGGACCGAGGACGTGATCGTGCGCGTGTAG